The Nerophis ophidion isolate RoL-2023_Sa linkage group LG29, RoL_Noph_v1.0, whole genome shotgun sequence genome includes the window cgagaaatgttgacttAGTAGCATTTTTCATTGAGAAATGGTACTACGGAATTTCGGGTaagccgggaatttttccagttcaaaaataaACTTTGTGttggtcctgattaagaggaatgattcgACGGTGgtacggttgaagtgggttgaaaaatgttgaaggagcAGTCGCCAGAAAAGAGGGTGAAAAAAAGAgtttgaaaaaacaggaattttgggagttcatggattttttttttttaacttgaaaacaaTATAACTGAAATTTCCAGGATGATCGGAAATGTTGAATGTGGAATGgtgtgaatcggttgaaaaatttggaaatggtgaatgtatgaaaaatggccaattcaatttgaatgggaaaaatgtcccggaaaacaggctgaatattttgaagttgcaaTGGTTTGAGTGGGAGTtgtgaaactttgaaaaatgtcccattctttcatttaaattttggaatttttggaaaaatgCAAAAATCATTTGAATGTTCTgcatggttggtgttggaattttttttaattggtcgagaaatgttgaagtagtaggaTTTTTCATTGAGCTATGGTACTACGGAATTTCGggtaaaccgggaatttttccagttcaaaaatcaACTTTgtgtttgtcctgattaagaggaacgatttgacggtggaacggttgaagtgggttgaaaaatgtgggaggagtagttgccagaaaaaagggtgaaaaaagggtttgaaaaaaaacgggaattctgggtattcatggaatatttttttttacttgaaaaaatgatagtttgaatgtgcaggatAAGTGGAATAcgttgaaggtggaatgatttgaatctgttgaaaaatttggaaatcgtgaatgtatgaaaaatggccaattaattctgaatgggaaaaatgtcccggaaaacctggaattctgggatatctgggaatttttggaatttgtcaaggaaaattggaacgttttgaatcggatgaaaaaagtggaaggtagagcgcgccaaaatctggagaagaagaagataaAGAAGTCGAATAAAAAAAAGATGAATTTTAGTGTAGAAAACCGTATGTGTGAATggttggagcattcacacaattactgTTGCTGTGCAGCCCGGTAGTGGGTACGTCATggactggtggttggggaccacatcTTTACAACACAGTATTTCATAACAATattccacattaaaaaaaaaaacaaatgtgtgaGACTTTGTCCTACACACATGTCAAACATTTACATTGGTCCAGGACTTGGGGACATCTGTTTGAGTCCACAACCGAAGAAACGATAAAAGGCTCACTTCCCTAAATCCAAATGTTAGTTCAAGGGATCCACGCTCCGACCACCAAGTAACATCTTAAGGTTTTTATGTGCAGGCCTCCTGGTGGGGACTCTGGATGTGGTCCTGGACTCCAGTGCCAGGGTGGCTCCTTACAGGATTCTGCTGCAGACTGCGGAGTCTCAGGTCTACTGGAACGTCGCCTGCGGTGAGTCTCCTGACTTTTTCCCTCCTCCCCACCCCCGCGAGCGCTGTTGACCCCGGGTTGCGTCCGGCAGGTTCATCCCGGCGGGAGATCACGGAGCACTGGGACTGGCTGGAGTCCAACCTGCTGCAGACCATCTCCATCTTTGACAACTGCCAGGACGTCACCACCTTCGTCAGAGGGAAGATTTCCGTACGTGGCTTCCTCTTTGTCCCGCCCGTTCCTCTCTCTTCCTGTTTGCTAAGCAACGTCATTTTCTGCAGGGCATCATTGCTGAGGAGAACCGACTGAAGCAGGGCGAGGAGACCGAGGAGGATAGTGGGAAGTTTCAGGAGGCCGAGGTCAAGATGAGGAAGCTGTTCGGGATGCCGGAAGAGGAGAAGCTGGTGAATTATTACTCGTGCAGTTACTGGAAGGGTCGAGTGCCACGGCAGGGCTGGCTCTACCTGTCCGTCAACCACCTGTGCTTCTACTCCTTCCTGCTGGGCAAGGAAGGTACGGGAGCCAATAACAAGGCTGGAAGGTTCTTTTGTCTCTACCTGTCGGGTTCTTGTTCAGGCTACTGTCTAATATTGATACcgccgataccagatctttatgctcaAAAATCGATTTATGGGAAGCGTTATCATACTAGAAAATGGCGAATTTTTCGGTTTAAAGATagccaaaaaagctagcataaaatgttagtatTTTAACTTTAGTtataacagttagcatacttgcaagatggagACATGTTTTTTTGGTTTAAATGATTAAACACACTGAGGACAATAGCCATAAGCACacaaacatgttacatagaatccaCAAGACCTGCAACAGAGAGTGGGTGCCAATGTCCATCACACCTAAGGTGTTTCGGTGGTGTTGGAGGCATAGGGGTTGGTgtgggtgtatgtgtgtgcatatacctATGGTCCAGGGTGTAGTGTTGTTGTGTCTACACTTATCTAGGCAGCGAGCATAAATGTTGGCATACCAACTTTAGGAACAGTTAGCAATGTTCTGCTTTTAAATTGCTTTTTGGCGTCATCTCCAAGGCTCCGCCCAGTTTTTCTTCCCCATCAATGTTGAAAATCCAAAAATGTAAATTGATTTTTGGTGTATAGGTATAAAGTGATTAAAAATGGGGTTATACAGGGAGAGTTATCATACTACAAAATGGCGGCAAGTATAAAAAATCAGTAATTTTTCTGTTTAAAGATACACAATTagccaaaaaaagctagcataaaatgttagtatTCTAACTTTagttctaacagttagcatactctAAAGATGGAGACATgtttttgtttaaaggcctactgaaatgagattttcttattcaaacgggtatagcaggtccattctatgtgtcatacttgatcatttcgcgatattgccatacttttgctgaaaggattgagtagagaacatcgacggaagtagcagacgatgtgcgcgtgacgtcacgggatatagggctcctcacatcctcacattgttaataatcatagccaccagcagcaagagcgattcggaccgagaaagggacgatttctccattaatttgagcgaggatgaaagattcgtggatgaggaaagttagagtaaagcactagaagaaaaaaaaaggtgagggcagtgagagcgattcagatgttattagacacatttactaggataattctggaaaatcccttatctgattattgtgttactagtgttttagtgagattataaagtcatacctgaaagtcagaggggtgtggtgaccgccagtgtctctgatggaaactatggaggagccaagaaagtcgcagctgcctttttgacagctgctgcaggaggacgcaagctccgctcaagtctccggtaggagccgacttattaccatagttttctcaccgaaacctgtcagttgacatgtggttggaaaacatgttcgcttgaccgctatgttccatattaaagcttcacgacaaacaaagaaacaccggctgtgttttggttgctaaaagcagctgcaatccaccgctttccgcaaacagcattcttctttatagtctccattattaattgaacaaattgcaaaagattccgcaacacagatgtccaaattactgtgtaattatgcgatttaagcagactacttatagccgtgactggtgctgggataaaatgtccgctccaaccaataacgtcacaagcagccgtcaacattccgcgacgttttcaacaggaaactttgcgggaaatttaaaattgcaatttagtaaactaaaaaggccgtattggcatgtgttgcaatgttaatatttcatcattgatatataaactatcagactgcgtggtcggtagtagtgggtttcagtaggcctttaaatgattaagatgctagcatgctaattttagcatgacaACATGAAAATATACTTCTaaaatggtgccaagtatcaaaagctaAGATATTAAGGTTAAAaagagctaaaatgttagcatggtaaaGCTGCTATCAGGACATATTAAATGTTAGCgaacttctaagatggcgccaagtataaaAAATCAATGCTATTAAGTTTAAACATACACACTTTTTAGACAGCGAGcataaatgttagcatgccaactttagGAACAGTTAGCGATCTTCTGCTTCTGAACTGCTTTATGGTGTCATCTCCAAGGCTCCGCACAGTCTTTCTTACCCATCAAtgttgaaaatccatccatccatttctaccgcttatttcctttggggtcgcggggggcactggtgcctatctcagctacaaacgggcggaaggcggtgtaaactctggacaagtcgccacctcatctacaTGTTtttcacagatagacagacaacattcacagtcacattcacacactagggccaatttagtgttgccaatcaacctatccccaggtgcatgtctttggaggtgggaggaagccggagtacagggagggaacccacacagtcacggggagaacatgcaaactccacacagaaagatccagagcccgggattgaacccaggactactcaggaccctcgtattgtgaggcagacgcactaacccctctgccaccgtgaagcccgtatatatatataatatatatatatatatatatatatatatatgtatgtatgtatgtatgtatgtatgtgtgtgtgtatgtgtatatatatatatatatatacatgacacatacatacatataacagaTATGATAATTACTATTAATTagaatattaatttatttaactCTATATGTTTtctaaatattgtacattttgtTCGACGCTAAAACTCTTccctgttgtatttatttataaaactgGTTCGGTACTATTTTCCTTCAAGGAGCAGTTTTTATTTTTACCGATGTATTTTTCAATCTAAACTCCAACAATTACAAGACAAATGTGCCGTTTATTTAAATAAAAGCGGAGCAAACCAACAAATAAATTTGGTAATTTGCTTAAAGgtcgattctcaaatcaaaatattgatATATTTATTTGGCACACATACCATaggcaaataaataaattacatacTATTATGGTTtgctaaaataaattaataatgtaTAGGTTTTTTAACTAAACTGTCcaaaaaaattaaagtgaaaataaaatgatAGATCCACCGCTTAAGTCATACTTTTTGCGCTAAAGAAACTAATCTATAACTTTAGATCCAGACTTCTTGTGTCTTTGATatggtcattactgccacaagtggtgtaaaagtgtattacaactgagtacctgCTGCGGACCACATCTGAGATTTAGATCTTTTTTGGCCGCCCTGCCCCTATGGTAAAGAAACTCTGACCTAGTATGGCAAAATATTAGtattcagttacacatttaacagtttttattatgttttttgaaatttttaaaaTTAGTtcataagttagtattattttatattttaaaggGAAacaactttttggggaatttttcctaTCCACAATCATGAcgacagacagatttttttttggcattctaattattaaataaatgcgatcaaaagtccacttacaacaGAGCCTACGGAAGTcgttctattctgcctataaagctctCAAATATCCAAACACTACTATTGAGGttttatgtacatgatgtaagtatacatgtaatgtagtaacatttataataacatttaatatttaccttTGATCATTTAAACGTTAATTTAACAAACGCATCATGTTTTCTTTTTATCTTTTCTCCAACAttgatttctgctcactgcagacgtcatgagagccaacaaacataataaaacatctctTACTGTACAagatctgctgtcattaggatggcgTCTGCTGAGATGTTCATATATATTTCCATTTAGATGAAAATGTCTCATAAACCTCACAAAGGTAAGGGGTTTGGGGGGTCTTTTCGTATCGTTCTCGCCTGTTCCAGGTTCTAAATGGCTGTagaagtgtcccaacttgttggattaCCTACCCAGACGTCTcgtatccaggtgagaggcatgatttatgatctacaaaccccatgtccatatgagttgggaaattgtgctagatgtaattataaacggaatacaatgatttgcaaatccttttcaacccatattcaattgaatgcactacaaagacaagatacatgatgttcaaactaataaacttaatttttttttgcagataataattaacttagaatttcatggctgcaacacgtgtcaaagtagttgggaaagggcatgttcaccactgtgttacatcaccttttcttttaacaacactcaataaacgtttgggaacagaggaaactaattgttgaagctttgaaagtggaattctttcccattcttgttttatgtagaatttCAGTTGTTcagcagtccagggtctccgctgtcgtattttacgcttcataatgtgccacacattttcgatgggagacaggtctggactgcaggtaggccaggaaagtacccgcactcttttactacgaagccacgctgttgtaacacgtagcttgacattgtcttgctgaaataagcaggggcgtttatgataatgttgcttggatgacaacatatgttgctccaaaacctgtatgtacctttcagcattaatggtgccttcacagatgtgtaagttacccatgtcttgggcaccaatacacccccataccatcacatatgctggcttttgaactttgcgcctataacaacccaaatgggtatttttgtctttgttctggaggacaccacgtcctctgtttccaaatataatttgaaatgtggactcatcagaccacagtacatttttccactttgcatcattccattttagatgagcttgggcctagcgaagccggcggcgtttcagggtgttgttgataaatgggtttggctttgcatagtagagttttatcttgcacttacggatgtagcaaccaactgtggttactgacagtggttttatgaagtgttcctgagcccatgtggtgatatcctttacacactgatgtgggtttttgatgcagtaccgcctgagggatcaaaggtccgtaatatcatcgcttacgtgcagtgatttctccagattctctgaacattttgatgattttacggaccgtagatggtaaaatccctaacttccttgcaatacctcgttgagaaatgttgttctaaaactgttcgacaatttgcttacaaattggtgaccctcgccccgtccttgtttgtgaattatttagcatttcatggaatctgcttttatacccaatcatggcacccacctgttcccaattagcctgcacacctgtgggatgttccatataagtgtttgatgagcattcctcaactttatcagtatttattgccacctttcccaactcctttgtcacgtgttgctggcaaataattctaaagttaatgattatttgcaaaaaaataaataaaaatgtttatcagtttgaacatcaaatatgttgtctttgtagcatattcaactgaatatgggttgaaaattatttgcaaatcattgtattccgtttatatttacatctaacacaatttcccaactcatatggaaacggggtttgtacaataaacttacaggaagtgaggaagcagcagaccattcGATGATGTAAACTtcggcacacaggaagtgattacgtcgccgctataaatagtttgtctgcgtcagcgcttataataaaaaattatactaatatttgttaatattcaagtcacaaaattttgtcggcgctttttgaatggttgtttgttggattttatgggcagaatagtgaAGCTCCAAAGGGCTCCGCTCTGAGCAGACTTTTATTTGAGTTGATTTAAtattaagaataaaaaaaaatttaatcaatccgtgatgtctttcataatgattgtgagcgataggcagatttaaaaaaagtgaagttcccctctacttaactaactaaactttgtttatattttaagtatatttatTTTGAGAGGTTTTAATATTTTAGATCTGGGGTTTTCCACCATACTAAAAAGCCAAATATGGGAGGGCCatttcgatatttttttattaaaaaataaaaattctaaaaacagATATTAAATTTATGTATAGACAAAGCTTTGTGTTATGGTTGACTAAGTATTTTATTAGTTGTAGTCttaaaatatacaacattttctcattacattccaATGTTTTGCtcctttttcttacatttttacatgcaattttttttttttacatagatatACCGCCatagggacaaacagtagaaaatgaatggatggtattatttgaagatgatgtggtcctgatggcttcatctggccgggatcttcagctctcactggatcggtttgcaacagagtgtgaagcgatcggaatgagaatcagcacctccaagtccgagtccatggttctcgtccggaaaaagtgtggagggccatctccgggttggggaggagacactgccccaagtggaggagttcaagtacctaggagtcttgttcacgagtggggggagagtggatcgtgagatcgacaggtggatcggtgcggcgtcttcagtaatgcggacgctgtatcgatctgttgtggtgaagaaggagctgagccggaaggcaaagctctcaatttaccggacgatctacgttcccatcctcacctattgtcatgaactttgggtcataaccgaaaggacaaaatcacgggtacaagcggccgaaatgagtttcctccgccgggtggcttggctctcccttagagatagggtgagaagctctgccatccagaaagaactcaaagtaaagccgctgcttctccacatcgagaggagccagatgaggtggttcgggcatctggtcaggatgccacccgaacgcctccctagggaggtgttaaggaCACGTCCaacgggtaggaggccacggggaagacccaggacacgttgggaagactatgtctcccagctggcctgggaacgcctcgggaacccccgggaaaagctagacgaagtggctggggagagggaagtctgggctttcctgcttaggctgctgcccccgcgacccgacctcggctaagcagaagaagatggatggatggatggatattatttgaaaatacacaagtTTTTAAATTTGAGCATActttttaggtatatttgcacaaactGTCGCAtcggtatcgccgataccagcctgaattgtacttggtatcggaaAGAAAAGCAGTGGTATCGACTCCCTCTCCCCCCCTCAGTGACGCTGGTGGTTCAGTGGACAGAAGTGACGCAGCTGGACAAGAACGCCACCTTGCTGTTCCCGGAGAGCGTTCGCGTCAGCACTCGCCACACGGAGCATTTCTTCTCCATGTTCCTGAAAATCAACGACACCTTCAAACTGATGGAGCAGCTCGCCAACATGGCCATGCGCCAGCTGCTCGACAACGAGGCCTTCGCCGCCGACCGCTCGCTGCCCAAGCCCTGCAAGACCCTCAAGAACGTCTCCTTGCTCAAGAGGTGCCTGCTCCCGTCAGGAAAGTCTCCTCGCCACTCGTCGGACTCTGACCCGTGTCTTTGTCGCCGCAGGGACTTGGACGCCCGGGCAAAGAACGAGCGCTACCGGATCACCTTCCGGCTGACGCAGGACGAGCGCCTGGACGGACATACCGACTGCACGCTGTGGACGCCCTTCGCCAAAATGCACGTGGTGGGCCAGCTGTTCATCTCTAACAATTACATCTGCTTCAACAGCCGAGAGGAAGACCTGTGCCAGCTGATCATCCCGCTCAGAGAGGTGACTCCGGGAGACGTGAACGTCTCAGAACGTGTTGGAATGACCGCGTCCTTTGCCCCGCAGGTGTCGGTGGTGGAGAAGGCCGACAGCAGCAGCGTGCTGCCGTGTCCCGTCTCCATCAGCACCAAGAACAAGATGAACTTCCTGTTCGCCAACCTCAAAGACCGGGACTTCCTCGTCCAGCGCATTTCCGACTTCCTGCAGAGGACCCCAGAGAGCTCGTGGGGGGACACAAGTCCGCTGTCGGCCTTGAGTCATCCGGTGCGTCCCTCGTCGCGTAGCTTGTCTTGGTCAGCGGCTGTCGGCGTCTGTCTCACCTTTTCTCGTTGTGTGCCTCCAGGCGCCCTCCTCCTCTGTAGCCTCTCAGTCCGTCCACAGGGGGCGCCACTACCACCCAGATGTGCCCACAGCCAGACAAGGTCTGCTGCAGCTCTACCAGAAAGACGCTCCAGAGGACCTGGGACCCAAAGCGGTGAGTTTGTACATTTCTCTACCCCTTTAGGCCTTTAGACACAACAACACTACACCCTGGACCATAGGTATATgaacactagagatgcgcggtttgcggtctcatccgcggagtccgcggataaacttcctgactattttatacaccccactagcagcaaacccctcCAAGGCTAAGGCAattgcttcacagcacgcccatattcttgtcatcaggatgaacgctattggatagtcacgggaacgttagcggctccaattgtcttcattactctgtgaaacaggtttaaatagctctgttactggtaaaggcggccgacctctgatgtatttcagcgggcaggtacggtcctgataaaatgttggttcgggtggatgacgactttggttctgcggttgcggatgatatacttGCATCTCTAATGCACACACATACCCCCGCCCATGCCTCCACCACCGCCTGAATcaccttaggggtgatggacagcCGAGCTGCGCCTTTGATAGCAGCAGCCCGCCACCGTAGCCcctactccctcccctctgttgcaggTCTTGtggattctatgtaacatgttttgtgtgctTATGGCTATtgtcctcagtctggacccccaccCCAGCAGCCCAGTCTAAGaccgaccttttttttttactcaccgGCCACCCTTACCCTTTCCCCACCTTTTCTAAGGGGCGCCGGAATTTTGCTGACCTGTCAGCggtcctattctgtctccctgtaatgtacatctcttgaatgggattgtgctgtaaatcagtatttctgattctggttCTGAGACTTTGCTAAAAAAAGGTGTTCTCTGGAACGGAAGCAGCAGTCGACCGCATGGTGTCTTTTCTTGCAGATGAAGGAGAAAATGAAGGTGGAGGCGTGGAACATCCACTTCTCTGAGTTTGGCCGTGGCGTCTGCATGTACAGAACCTCCAGAACCAGAGAGCTGGTCCTCAGTGGGATTCCGGAGCGCCTGAGGGGAGAGCTGTGGTTGCTCTTCTCAGGTACCGCCTCGTTTTCCTCCATGCCGGCGCCTGTCCGTCTTGCGTCATCGATTTGACTTGTCTCCACAGGAGCGCAGAACCAGATGGCGACTCATGTCGGTTACTATGGCGACCTCGTGGAGCAGGCCATGGGGCTTTGTTCCTTGGCGACGGAGGAGATCGAGCGCGACCTTCACCGTTCCATGCCTGAACACACAGCCTTCCAGAACGAGACGGGCATCGCGGCGCTGCGGCGCGTCCTCACCGCCTACGCCCACAGGAACCCGGGAATCGGATACTGCCAGGTAGGAAACCTCGGGTGTTGCTTCAGTGACAAAATTATCCTTACACGTATTGGTGGTGTGACTGAGTCCAACCCCTGCAGGCCATGAACATCGTCACGTCGGTGCTGCTCCTTTACTGTACGGAGGAAGAAGCCTTCTGGTTGCTGGTGGCGCTTTGTGAACGCATGCTGCCTGACTACTACAACACCAGGGTCGTAGGTCAGTCCCCCCCCACATCTTTGTACCCCCATATCCTGGATCTTTTATCCTAGTAACGTGATATCCTGGATCACTTTATCCTAGTACCCAAGTATCCTGGATCAATTTATCTTAGTACCCAAGTATCCTGGATCTCTTTATCCGAGTACCTAAGTATCCTGGATCTCTTTATCCTAGTACCTAAATATCCTGGATCACTTTATCATAGTACCTAAGTATCCTGGTCTCTTTATCCTCGTAGTTAAGTATCCTGGATCTCTTTATTTTAGTGCCTAAGTGTCCTGGATCCCTTTATCCTAGTATCTAAGAATCCTGGATCTTCTTATCCTAGTACCTGTGTATCCTGGATAACTTTATCCTAGTACCCGAGGATCCCGGTCTCTTTATCCTAGTACTTGAGTAACCGGAATTTATTTTTCCTAGGGACTTAAGTATTCAAGTATGACTTTATCCTACTACCTGAGTATCGTGGAACTCTTTATCCTAGTACCTGAATATTCCAGAGTGACTTAGTCCTCGTACCTTAGTATTCAAGTGTGACTTTATGATAATATCTGGCTATACCAGTTTATGATTatcacgcacactaggtgtggcaaaattattctctgcatttgacccctgggaggtgagggggaccagtgagcagcagcagtggccgcgcccgggaatcatttttggtgatttaacccccaattccaacccatttatgctgagtcccatttttatagtctttggtatgactcggccggggtttgaactcacaacctaccgatctcagggcggacaatctaaccactaggccactgagtaggttgttaGGAACCTACTCTATCCAAGCACCCAAGTATCCAAGGGTCTCTTTATCCTAGTACCAGAGTATTCCACTATTACTTTATCCAACGACCCGAGTATTCCAGGATTACTTTACCCTTGTACTGAAGTATCCTGGAACTCTTTATGCTCGTATCCGAGTATTCAAGTATGACTTTATCCAAGTACCTGAGTATTTAAgaattactttatttcaaaacctGAGTATTGCAACATCTCTTTACCAGTCTACTTTGTCAGATCTTCTAAACACTCTATTCTTGTCCTGAGGATCCAAGTATCTATTTCCCTGCTATATTATTGTCCCAGTTTGACTCTATCCAAGTACTCTTTAATCTAGTACCCGAGTATTCTAGTATTACTTTATCCTGGTACCAGAGCATTCCAGCATGACTTTATCATACTACCAGAGTATTCCAGGATGACTTAATCCTAAATCTGGTGTATTCCTTTATATCTGTATTTTAGAACCTGAGTATCCtagtatgttttttattttacaccTGAGTATTCCAGGATTATTCAATCCTAGTACCAAATGTTTCCAGTTTTCAGTTACCTGATTGTCCCAGTACCTCTTTTTTCAAGTAGCGTAATATTCTCGTGTGACTATATATATTCCAGTCCGTCTTAATCCTAGTACCTGTGAATGTATGACTTTATCCTAGTACCTGAGTAATCAATATGACTTTGTAATAGTACCTGAGTATTCCAGTATGACTTCATTCTAGAAAccaaatattcaactgaatttccCTAGTCCCTGAGTATTCCAGTATGACTTTATTTCAGTAAGTAAGTAATAATTTATGACTTTATTTCAGTACCCAATGACTTTATTCTAGTACCTGAGTATTCATGTATGACTTTATTTCAGTACCCTAATA containing:
- the LOC133546173 gene encoding TBC1 domain family member 9B isoform X2, whose translation is MRSQQTGRNNIFWPPSLSPDSRRFLDNPLGWPVQGDLERVQMWIHPEEVLLAGALWVSERANPFFILQRRRGHGRGGGLSGLLVGTLDVVLDSSARVAPYRILLQTAESQVYWNVACGSSRREITEHWDWLESNLLQTISIFDNCQDVTTFVRGKISGIIAEENRLKQGEETEEDSGKFQEAEVKMRKLFGMPEEEKLVNYYSCSYWKGRVPRQGWLYLSVNHLCFYSFLLGKEVTLVVQWTEVTQLDKNATLLFPESVRVSTRHTEHFFSMFLKINDTFKLMEQLANMAMRQLLDNEAFAADRSLPKPCKTLKNVSLLKRDLDARAKNERYRITFRLTQDERLDGHTDCTLWTPFAKMHVVGQLFISNNYICFNSREEDLCQLIIPLREVSVVEKADSSSVLPCPVSISTKNKMNFLFANLKDRDFLVQRISDFLQRTPESSWGDTSPLSALSHPAPSSSVASQSVHRGRHYHPDVPTARQGLLQLYQKDAPEDLGPKAMKEKMKVEAWNIHFSEFGRGVCMYRTSRTRELVLSGIPERLRGELWLLFSGAQNQMATHVGYYGDLVEQAMGLCSLATEEIERDLHRSMPEHTAFQNETGIAALRRVLTAYAHRNPGIGYCQAMNIVTSVLLLYCTEEEAFWLLVALCERMLPDYYNTRVVGALVDQGVFEDLTQGFLPLLHDHMQELGVISTISLSWFLTLFLSVMPFDSAVLLVDCFFYEGIKVIFQVALAVLHDNMDALLSCSDEGEAMTILGRYLDNVVNKQVGASPVPHLHALLTSGDEPPPEIDIFELIKSSYEKFGSLRSDVIEQMRFKQRLKVIQSLEDTAKRSVVRAMMTESAFSIEELEELYCLFKSKHMTSCYWGSSSSAAERHDPSLPYLEQYRIDPLQFSQLFGALAPWICGDHTTTLSARLFRILDQNQDGLVNFKEFITALSGMYHGDMTEKLKLLYKLHLPPGNSAPTRVSVILSRGGGVCIGSFPVLHRGPTARSFLPARCGQCEPAGSPSRG